GATATACAGATAGCGATAACGCTTAAACTCGATAAAAAATATTTCCTCATTTTTCCTCCCGACAAAATGTTTCCCGATTCATCGCACATTTGGTCAATAGATGCAGGCATCAAGTATTGACAGAACCTCGTCAAGTATGTCGCCTGAAGCCCTTCCGATAAGTTTTGCTTTACGTGCATGGAAATCTATGGACTTCACCTGTTCAGTCATTACGAATCCCCTGACATCCGGGTTGTCGGTGATGGCCACATGAAAAGGGTAAGCACGATCGGTGTTTGTTATGGGGCACACGATTGCAAGACCTGTTCGTTGGTTAAAGAGGGTGTTACTTACAACAAGCGCGGGGCGGCGGCCTTTCTGTTCATGACCAGACTGGGGATCAAAGGTAACGGCAATGAAATCTCCCTTTTCGGGAATATACTGCTTCACCTACCAGACCTCTCTGCCGACTGGTTCACCCCAATCAACCTCTTTCGGCTTGTAGTTTCTGGGTATGCCTGAGACCAGTTTTTCCAGGCTCTGCTTATTTCGAATGTGCCTTGCGGGAGCAATGACAATCATGCCGTCCCGTGTTGTTACGTCGACCTCGTCACCAACCGAAATGCGCACGTCCTCAAGCACCTGTCTGGCAAGACGCAATCCCTGGCTGTTTCCCCATTTTTGAATTCTTGTAACCATACCGCTACCTCCTTCTGGCTATACAAAGTATAGCCAACAAGAAACCCTGAGTCAAGTAGTTTCAGGCCAATGTCAAGGTAAGATAGAAATGTCCGGTTTGCTTACCCTTATCCATTTGTTTCCTTCAAGGGTTGCTGCCATAATATGTGATATGAGCAGAAACACTGTATCGTTTAAGGGCTTAGCCAGCGATTGGTTATGCCACTGATTTTATGTCTGCTGGTAGTTTCCGGAGGCTTAGCTCTTTGAGGTGGACTTTTCTGGCGTTAAGGAAGATGATTCAGGAATTGGCAAGTTGTCCTCTAAAAGTCCTTTTATGTGCAATTGAATGGCTTCATGCATATTTTTTTCAGTTTCCTCGCGAGTAGCTCCTGTAGCTATGCAGCCAGGCAAATCAGGTGAATATGCAGAATAATTATTTGCCGCTTTTTCGATTATGATAAGAAAGCGATGCATAATTTATTTTTTCTCCTTGGAATAAATGGAAGTCAACGGATAAATGTTTGCTATGAGCTATTTTAATTCGATCTCGATGTCTTTGATGTCTTTGTTCACTTCAAATGCGATCTCGTCGAAGCGAGGTGCGTGGAATGTTGGCCGTGCGGGCCTGTATGTGCCCCATGGCTCTTTGGGACCGAATATCCCTTTCTCCATCTTGCCCGTCCCGTTCACGTCCTGGAAACAGCGTATGCCGTAGATACCTTTAGGGACACCGGTAAAAGAAAATGGCGCCCTGCCCTTTTTGATGTCCTCAGGGCCGACAGCGACAACAACGCCGAATCCGGCATCCTTGCCGCTATCGAACTCTTCCCTGGTAATAAGCTGGACAAAAAGATTGCCTGTCTTGGGGAAGACTATCTCACCACTTACTTTAAAGGTTGCCTGCTGCGCAAGCACTTGTGCACCCGGCAGAAGAAAGAGCGCGGCGATCAGGATCAGTCTCTTGAAAAACATCCGGCTATCGCATCGCATCGATTCAGTAACCTCGGGCTATTTATGCAATTTCTTCAAAAGCCACGCCATGTTCTGTCCGAGGACCTTCATCGTCTCGATCCCTTCCGCGTCTTTTTCCACTTCACCTTTATCCCTGCCGATTCCCATGTTCCAGTAAATGGAACCAGGAACGATCATCTGCCTGAAGAGAAAAAAGTGGTTCAGCGTGTCATAGGCATGGATAGCGCCGACGCGGCGCACAGCTATGACCGCGGCCCCTGGTTTGCGGCGCAGGGGTTCACCGCTTGCCCTTAAGACTAAGCTTGCACGTTCGATGAAGGCCTTCATATTTGACGGGATGTCAGTGATATACGTGGGAGCCCCGAGAATGACACCGTCCGCAGCAGCCATCTTTTCGAGGTACTCGTTAAAGGGGTCATTTTTTATGACGCACCGCATGTCCTTTGTCTTGGAACATTTCATGCAAGCGGTACAACCCTTGATATTTTTCCCAGCAAACTGTACAAGCTCAGTATCTATTCGTTCCTTTTTCAGTTCCCCGAATACATAGTTGATGAGAATAGCAGTGTTGCCGTCTTTACGGGCGCTTCCGTTAAATCCGATAACCTTCATTGTATTACCTCCTTTTCTTCAGCCCCTTTCAGGATTGCGTCTCATATCCTTAAGCCCCCCAACCCCCAGGAAGGGTCATCGACGAAAGTAAAAGTATATGCTTAATGTAACATGGAAAATCCACTTTATCAATGAACCGGTTTCATTTGACTTTTATTTCGTCATACCTCTATACTATCCATCTCTGAAGGGGAGTAGCTAAACAGGCAAGGTCAACATACCGGTAGATATACCTGGCCTTGCCATTGGTTAAAACCAATTAGCGAGACCTTTGGTATGGATTTAATCCATGCTAAGGCGTCTCGTTTTTTTATGGAAGATAAGGAGAGGCATGACAGCATATATCGCGTCGATGGTCCTTGTTGTTCTTGCCGAGATGGGAGACAAAACGCAACTCCTTGCCATGGCCTTCGCAACAAGATTCCGGTGGCAGACGGTCATGTGGGGGGTGTTTGTCGCAACACTTTGCAACCACCTTTTCGCTGTCCTCGCCGGTCATTACCTGACAATGGTCATACCGCTCAATTATATCAAGATCGCCGCAGCAGCGTCGTTTATACTCTTCGGACTCTGGACACTCCGGGGAGACGCGCTGGACAACGAAGACAAGCGTTTTAACTTCAACCCTTTCTGGACCGTTGCCGTTGCCTTTTTCTTTGCCGAGATGGGTGATAAGACGCAACTTGCGACAGTGGCCCTTGCGACAAAATACAACAATATCGTTCATATCTGGCTTGGAACAACGACAGGCATGCTCATCGCGGATGCTATCGGTATAATTGTCGGTATTGTGCTTGGTAAAAAAATTCCCGAGAGATTCGTGAAATGGTTTGCGGCAACGATCTTTATTATATTCGGTATACTGGGTCTTTACGATGCCCTGCCAAGGCACATCCTGACCTTCCCCATCCTTGTTCCATCCGCCATAGTCCTTCTGCTCCTCATACTTCTTGTGATCCGTCTGAACAAAAAAAGGTATTAGAAAAACGTCAGTACCTGATCCTTCTCAGAAATAGCCCTTTTGCCGGTGCTGTGGGGCCTGCGTTGACGCGATCTTTCGACGCAAGGATTGTCAGGAAATCATCCTTTTTTAACTTCCCGGTGCCGACAAGGGTGAGTGTCCCGACGATATTGCGCACCATGTACCGTAAAAACCCCGTTGCCTCAATAACAACATAGATAAAATCTCCCCTCCTTTTGACCCCTGCCAATAGTATGTTCCGCACTGTGTTTTTATATACCTCGTCCCTCTTTTTAAAGGCCGAAAAATCGTGTTCTCCCGCAATACCCCTTATTGTTTCATTCATGACGCCGCTGTCGATCTTATAAGGGATATGCCATGAATAGCGGAAATGGAACGGTGAATGAAATGGGGTGTTGGCAATGGTATATGAGTAGACCTTGCTTCTGGCAGAATACCGCGCGTGAAAGGATGAATCGACCTCAAGGGCGGCCTTTACC
This region of Syntrophorhabdaceae bacterium genomic DNA includes:
- a CDS encoding type II toxin-antitoxin system PemK/MazF family toxin, producing MKQYIPEKGDFIAVTFDPQSGHEQKGRRPALVVSNTLFNQRTGLAIVCPITNTDRAYPFHVAITDNPDVRGFVMTEQVKSIDFHARKAKLIGRASGDILDEVLSILDACIY
- a CDS encoding DUF2141 domain-containing protein, translated to MFFKRLILIAALFLLPGAQVLAQQATFKVSGEIVFPKTGNLFVQLITREEFDSGKDAGFGVVVAVGPEDIKKGRAPFSFTGVPKGIYGIRCFQDVNGTGKMEKGIFGPKEPWGTYRPARPTFHAPRFDEIAFEVNKDIKDIEIELK
- a CDS encoding flavodoxin family protein gives rise to the protein MKVIGFNGSARKDGNTAILINYVFGELKKERIDTELVQFAGKNIKGCTACMKCSKTKDMRCVIKNDPFNEYLEKMAAADGVILGAPTYITDIPSNMKAFIERASLVLRASGEPLRRKPGAAVIAVRRVGAIHAYDTLNHFFLFRQMIVPGSIYWNMGIGRDKGEVEKDAEGIETMKVLGQNMAWLLKKLHK
- a CDS encoding TMEM165/GDT1 family protein, which translates into the protein MTAYIASMVLVVLAEMGDKTQLLAMAFATRFRWQTVMWGVFVATLCNHLFAVLAGHYLTMVIPLNYIKIAAAASFILFGLWTLRGDALDNEDKRFNFNPFWTVAVAFFFAEMGDKTQLATVALATKYNNIVHIWLGTTTGMLIADAIGIIVGIVLGKKIPERFVKWFAATIFIIFGILGLYDALPRHILTFPILVPSAIVLLLLILLVIRLNKKRY
- the truA gene encoding tRNA pseudouridine(38-40) synthase TruA — its product is MRNIALVMEYDGTNYHGWQCQPNGITLEEVTRGAVARILDHDVKIYAGGRTDAGVHASGQVVNFHTEKGIPLDGLKKGLNSMLPEDIRVKAALEVDSSFHARYSARSKVYSYTIANTPFHSPFHFRYSWHIPYKIDSGVMNETIRGIAGEHDFSAFKKRDEVYKNTVRNILLAGVKRRGDFIYVVIEATGFLRYMVRNIVGTLTLVGTGKLKKDDFLTILASKDRVNAGPTAPAKGLFLRRIRY